Proteins encoded together in one Streptomyces sp. TLI_171 window:
- a CDS encoding DUF732 domain-containing protein has product MAVAGCTTSTGTPGPAPAADSPKQVLPPAPSLGEPALPTPEPKSTEVPQRSEEGYLGLRLLDVDHELDGRSDAELVAVGDAWCTRVTAGTPVADAARWVVEQGYRDVQASRIVIAAGLSLCPALNDEVVAWAGSGHPGLGR; this is encoded by the coding sequence ATGGCCGTCGCGGGCTGCACGACGAGCACCGGGACGCCCGGTCCGGCGCCCGCCGCCGATTCGCCGAAGCAGGTGCTGCCGCCCGCCCCGTCGCTCGGCGAGCCGGCGCTGCCCACGCCGGAACCGAAGTCGACCGAAGTGCCGCAGCGCAGCGAGGAGGGCTACCTGGGTCTGCGCCTGCTGGACGTGGACCACGAACTCGACGGCCGGTCGGACGCGGAGCTGGTGGCGGTGGGCGACGCCTGGTGCACCAGGGTGACCGCCGGCACGCCCGTGGCGGACGCCGCGCGCTGGGTCGTGGAGCAGGGCTACCGCGACGTGCAGGCGAGTCGGATCGTGATCGCCGCCGGCCTCAGCCTGTGTCCGGCGCTGAACGACGAGGTGGTCGCCTGGGCGGGCAGCGGCCACCCCGGGCTCGGCCGGTAG
- a CDS encoding metalloregulator ArsR/SmtB family transcription factor — MTADDSSYEALGVLADPVRRLLYRHVAAAPEEVGRDAAAEAAGISRSLAAFHLDKLVEAGLLTVGYRRLSGRTGPGAGRPAKVYRRAEGEFAVSVPPRAYDGAGRLLAEVVERAGLDRELQAAAKAAGATGSGGDLERVLAERGYQPGWDGEVLRLHNCPFHALAQEFPALLCGMNLALLEGLAGEEWAAEMSPCAGGCCVALSKNKNH, encoded by the coding sequence ATGACTGCTGACGACTCCTCGTACGAGGCGCTGGGCGTGCTCGCCGACCCGGTGCGCCGCCTCCTGTACCGGCACGTGGCGGCGGCCCCGGAGGAGGTGGGGCGGGACGCGGCGGCGGAGGCGGCCGGGATCTCCCGGTCGCTGGCGGCGTTCCACCTCGACAAGCTGGTGGAGGCCGGGCTGCTGACGGTCGGCTACCGGAGGCTGTCGGGGCGCACCGGCCCGGGGGCCGGGCGGCCGGCGAAGGTGTACCGGCGCGCGGAGGGCGAGTTCGCGGTCTCGGTGCCGCCGCGGGCGTACGACGGGGCCGGACGGCTGCTCGCCGAGGTGGTCGAACGGGCCGGGCTGGACCGGGAGCTGCAGGCGGCGGCGAAGGCCGCGGGCGCAACCGGGTCGGGCGGCGACCTGGAGCGGGTGCTCGCGGAGCGCGGCTACCAGCCGGGGTGGGACGGCGAGGTGCTGCGGCTGCACAACTGCCCGTTCCACGCGCTGGCGCAGGAGTTCCCCGCGCTGCTCTGCGGGATGAACCTGGCGCTGCTGGAGGGGCTGGCGGGGGAGGAGTGGGCCGCGGAGATGAGCCCGTGCGCGGGGGGCTGCTGCGTCGCCCTCTCTAAAAACAAAAATCATTGA
- a CDS encoding NADP-dependent isocitrate dehydrogenase — MTDSTIIYTHTDEAPALATYSFLPVVQAYASTAGVSVETRDISLAGRIIAVFPEFLQEDQRIADALTELGELAKTPGANIIKLPNISASIPQLKAAIAELQAQGYALPEYPDEPKTDEERDIRARYDKVKGSAVNPVLREGNSDRRAPLSVKNYAKTHPHRMGAWSADSKTNVATMGVNDFRSTEKSTVIGADGALRIELVAEDGAVTVLREKVPVLAGEVVDASVMRAAALNEFLAAQVARAKAEGVLFSVHLKATMMKVSDPILFGHVVRAFFPKTFAAFGADLAAAGLNPNNGLGGILAGLDKLPNGAEIKASFDAELADGPALAMVDSDKGITNLHVPSDVIVDASMPAMIRTSGHMWGPDGQEADTLAVIPDSSYAGVYQATIDDCRANGALDPATIGSVPNVGLMAQAAEEYGSHDKTFEIAAAGTVRLVDANGETVLEQSVQAGDVFRACQTKDLPIQDWVKLAVTRARATGDPAVFWLDADRAHDAVLIEKVNKYLPEHDTEGLDIQILSPVEATKLSLERIRRGENTISVTGNVLRDYLTDLFPILELGTSAKMLSVVPLMAGGGLFETGAGGSAPKHVQQLVKENYLRWDSLGEFFALAASFEHLATTAGNPRAQVLADTLDRATGTFLNEDKSPSRRLGGIDNRGSHFYLALYWAQELAAQTEDAALAAAFAPLAQTLAEQEQTIVDELIAVQGQSAELGGYYQPDPAKAAAVMRPSKTFNDAIAALA, encoded by the coding sequence GTGACTGACTCGACCATCATCTACACCCACACGGACGAGGCCCCCGCCCTCGCCACGTACTCGTTCCTGCCGGTCGTCCAGGCTTACGCCTCCACCGCCGGTGTGAGCGTGGAGACCCGCGACATCTCGCTGGCCGGTCGGATCATCGCCGTCTTCCCGGAGTTCCTCCAGGAGGACCAGCGCATCGCGGACGCCCTCACCGAGCTCGGCGAGCTGGCCAAGACCCCCGGCGCCAACATCATCAAGCTGCCGAACATCTCGGCGTCCATCCCGCAGCTCAAGGCCGCCATCGCCGAGCTGCAGGCCCAGGGCTACGCGCTGCCGGAGTACCCGGACGAGCCGAAGACCGACGAGGAGCGCGACATCCGCGCCCGCTACGACAAGGTCAAGGGCTCCGCGGTCAACCCGGTGCTGCGCGAGGGCAACTCGGACCGCCGCGCCCCGCTGTCGGTGAAGAACTACGCCAAGACCCACCCGCACCGGATGGGCGCCTGGTCGGCCGACTCCAAGACCAACGTCGCCACCATGGGCGTCAACGACTTCCGCTCCACCGAGAAGTCGACCGTGATCGGCGCCGACGGCGCGCTGCGCATCGAGCTGGTCGCCGAGGACGGCGCCGTCACCGTGCTGCGCGAGAAGGTCCCGGTGCTGGCCGGCGAGGTCGTCGACGCCTCCGTGATGCGCGCCGCCGCGCTCAACGAGTTCCTGGCCGCGCAGGTCGCCCGAGCCAAGGCCGAGGGCGTGCTGTTCTCGGTGCACCTCAAGGCCACCATGATGAAGGTCTCCGACCCGATCCTGTTCGGCCACGTGGTCCGCGCCTTCTTCCCGAAGACCTTCGCCGCGTTCGGCGCCGACCTGGCCGCCGCCGGTCTGAACCCGAACAACGGCCTCGGCGGCATCCTGGCCGGCCTGGACAAGCTCCCCAACGGCGCCGAGATCAAGGCGTCCTTCGACGCCGAGCTCGCGGACGGCCCGGCGCTCGCCATGGTCGACTCGGACAAGGGCATCACCAACCTGCACGTCCCCAGCGACGTCATCGTGGACGCCTCGATGCCGGCCATGATCCGCACCTCCGGCCACATGTGGGGCCCGGACGGCCAGGAGGCCGACACCCTCGCCGTCATCCCGGACAGCTCCTACGCGGGCGTCTACCAGGCCACCATCGACGACTGCCGCGCCAACGGCGCCCTCGACCCGGCCACCATCGGCTCGGTCCCGAACGTCGGCCTGATGGCCCAGGCCGCCGAGGAGTACGGCAGCCACGACAAGACCTTCGAGATCGCCGCCGCGGGCACCGTCCGCCTGGTGGACGCGAACGGCGAGACGGTCCTCGAGCAGTCCGTCCAGGCCGGCGACGTCTTCCGCGCCTGCCAGACCAAGGACCTGCCGATCCAGGACTGGGTCAAGCTGGCCGTCACCCGCGCCCGCGCCACCGGCGACCCGGCGGTCTTCTGGCTGGACGCCGACCGCGCCCACGACGCCGTGCTGATCGAGAAGGTGAACAAGTACCTCCCCGAGCACGACACCGAGGGCCTGGACATCCAGATCCTCTCCCCGGTCGAGGCCACCAAGCTCTCGCTGGAGCGCATCCGCCGCGGCGAGAACACCATCTCGGTCACCGGCAACGTGCTGCGCGACTACCTGACCGACCTGTTCCCGATCCTGGAGCTGGGCACCAGCGCCAAGATGCTGTCGGTCGTCCCGCTGATGGCGGGCGGCGGCCTGTTCGAGACCGGCGCCGGCGGCTCCGCCCCGAAGCACGTCCAGCAGCTGGTCAAGGAGAACTACCTGCGCTGGGACTCGCTCGGCGAGTTCTTCGCGCTGGCCGCCTCCTTCGAGCACCTCGCCACCACCGCCGGCAACCCCCGCGCGCAGGTCCTCGCGGACACCCTGGACCGCGCCACCGGCACCTTCCTCAACGAGGACAAGTCGCCGTCGCGCCGCCTCGGCGGCATCGACAACCGCGGCAGCCACTTCTACCTGGCCCTCTACTGGGCCCAGGAGCTGGCCGCCCAGACCGAGGACGCCGCGCTCGCCGCCGCGTTCGCCCCGCTCGCCCAGACCCTGGCCGAGCAGGAGCAGACCATCGTCGACGAGCTGATCGCCGTCCAGGGCCAGTCCGCCGAGCTCGGCGGCTACTACCAGCCCGACCCGGCCAAGGCCGCCGCCGTGATGCGCCCGTCGAAGACCTTCAACGACGCCATCGCCGCGCTCGCCTGA
- a CDS encoding NUDIX domain-containing protein, translated as MPTPQFILDLRAHVGHDPLWLSGITAVVVEDGLILLNRRSDNGRWSLLHGIVEPGEQPADTVVREVLEETGVTVRPERITSVHTLPAFACANGDQVQYLDIAFRCRPIGGEARVNDEESLAVEWFPLDALPELSHNDAMLLEKALADAPSPWFALG; from the coding sequence ATGCCCACGCCGCAATTCATCCTGGACCTGCGCGCCCACGTCGGCCACGACCCGCTCTGGCTGTCCGGCATCACCGCGGTGGTCGTGGAGGACGGCCTGATCCTGCTCAACCGCCGGTCGGACAACGGGCGTTGGTCCCTGTTGCACGGCATCGTGGAGCCCGGCGAGCAGCCCGCCGACACCGTGGTCCGCGAGGTGCTGGAGGAGACGGGTGTCACCGTCCGCCCCGAGCGGATCACCAGCGTCCACACCCTGCCCGCGTTCGCCTGCGCCAACGGCGACCAGGTCCAGTACCTCGACATCGCCTTCCGGTGCCGCCCGATCGGCGGCGAGGCCCGGGTGAACGACGAGGAGTCGCTCGCCGTGGAGTGGTTCCCGCTGGACGCGCTGCCCGAGCTCTCGCACAACGACGCCATGCTGCTGGAGAAGGCCCTCGCCGACGCCCCGTCCCCCTGGTTCGCCCTGGGCTGA
- a CDS encoding NAD(P)/FAD-dependent oxidoreductase, with amino-acid sequence MTTSTHHPLAIIGGGLGGLTLARVLHVHGIPAAIFDLEPNADARTQGGMLDIHHDSGQLALKEAGLYEQFEKLIHPGGQALRVLGPDGTVHLEQEDDGAGGRPEIDRGDLRTLLLESLPGGTVHWGRKAVGVQALGDGRHRVEFADGSAITTDLLIGADGAWSKVRPLLSTASPAYTGISFVEADLHDAAHRHPRSAEVIGGGMFMALGDGRGFLAHLESDGSVHVYAAVRAGQDWLDGAEQSGIRAGALAAFADWDEALRGLLADADGELTLRRIHALPVGHRWERTAGVTLLGDAAHLMSPFAGEGANLAMHDGAELGLALAAHPGNPEAALQAYERTMFERAAASARESGESLELMFGPDPIGGLLAMFAGHGPEDGARGEHA; translated from the coding sequence ATGACCACCAGCACCCACCACCCCCTCGCGATCATCGGCGGGGGCCTCGGCGGCCTCACGCTCGCCCGCGTCCTGCACGTCCACGGCATCCCCGCCGCGATCTTCGACCTGGAGCCGAACGCGGACGCGCGGACCCAGGGCGGCATGCTCGACATCCACCACGACTCCGGGCAGCTCGCACTGAAGGAGGCCGGCCTGTACGAGCAGTTCGAGAAGCTGATCCACCCCGGCGGGCAGGCCCTGCGGGTGCTCGGCCCGGACGGCACGGTCCACCTCGAGCAGGAGGACGACGGCGCCGGCGGCCGGCCCGAGATCGACCGCGGCGACCTGCGGACGCTGCTGCTGGAGTCGCTGCCCGGGGGGACCGTGCACTGGGGGCGGAAGGCGGTCGGCGTGCAGGCGCTCGGCGACGGCCGGCACCGGGTCGAGTTCGCCGACGGCAGCGCGATCACCACCGACCTGCTGATCGGCGCCGACGGCGCCTGGTCGAAGGTGCGCCCGCTGCTCTCGACGGCGAGCCCCGCGTACACCGGCATCTCCTTCGTCGAGGCCGACCTGCACGACGCGGCCCACCGCCACCCGCGCTCCGCCGAGGTGATCGGCGGCGGGATGTTCATGGCGCTCGGGGACGGCCGCGGGTTCCTCGCGCACCTGGAGTCCGACGGCAGCGTCCACGTCTACGCGGCGGTGCGGGCCGGCCAGGACTGGCTGGACGGCGCGGAGCAGAGCGGCATCAGGGCCGGTGCGCTGGCCGCGTTCGCCGACTGGGACGAGGCGCTGCGGGGTCTGCTGGCGGACGCCGACGGGGAGTTGACGCTGCGTCGGATCCACGCGCTGCCGGTCGGGCACCGCTGGGAGCGGACCGCGGGCGTGACGCTGCTGGGCGACGCCGCGCACCTGATGTCGCCGTTCGCGGGCGAGGGCGCCAACCTCGCGATGCACGACGGCGCGGAGTTGGGGCTGGCCCTGGCGGCGCATCCCGGGAACCCCGAGGCCGCGCTGCAGGCGTACGAGCGGACGATGTTCGAGCGGGCGGCGGCGTCGGCGAGGGAGTCCGGGGAGAGCCTGGAGCTGATGTTCGGCCCCGACCCGATCGGCGGGCTGCTGGCGATGTTCGCGGGGCACGGGCCGGAGGACGGCGCCCGCGGCGAGCACGCCTGA
- a CDS encoding NAD(P)/FAD-dependent oxidoreductase, with product MSPAGRAVDGRGTAVVIGGGLAGCLAAWALRGVAERVVVIERDRYPERADFRPGVPQARHGHLLLEAGHRTIEELMPGAVAELLAAGATRVPVSAGLRWLTAAGWLAPYESELAVLTCSRPVIDHVVLDRVRTEPTIEILTGTEVVGLLGGRHAVTGVQVRDRGSESSHQVREIAAELVIDAAGRGTRAAKWLSVLGAPAVPRERVDAGVAYATRFYHRPPGADSTALYVQSRAPQQGRFGVLLPVEGDRWIVGTGGMRGFEPSLQPEEFEKQLGQLRDPAIAEAIVDAEPAGPARGFVPGPSVWRHYERTAPHGFLALGDASCTFNPVYGQGMTVTALAARALREAVRQHGDLGHAAVRETRQAIAGLTKNPWMMSSSEDVRFAGTTGGPSGALVRVQHRFLDRILARATTDGQVAAAFQRVAAMVEPPSTLFRPAVLRPVLFGG from the coding sequence ATGAGTCCTGCGGGGAGGGCGGTCGACGGCCGCGGCACGGCGGTGGTGATCGGCGGCGGACTGGCCGGGTGTCTGGCGGCCTGGGCGCTGCGCGGCGTGGCGGAACGGGTGGTGGTGATCGAACGCGACCGGTACCCGGAACGCGCCGACTTCCGCCCCGGCGTCCCGCAGGCCCGGCACGGGCACCTGCTGCTGGAGGCCGGGCACCGCACCATCGAGGAACTGATGCCCGGCGCGGTCGCCGAACTGCTCGCCGCGGGCGCCACCCGGGTCCCGGTCTCCGCGGGCCTGCGCTGGCTCACCGCCGCGGGCTGGCTCGCCCCGTACGAGAGCGAGTTGGCGGTGCTGACCTGCAGCCGCCCGGTGATCGACCACGTGGTGCTGGACCGGGTCCGCACCGAGCCGACGATCGAGATCCTCACCGGCACCGAGGTGGTCGGCCTGCTCGGCGGCCGACACGCCGTCACCGGCGTCCAGGTGCGCGACCGCGGCAGCGAGAGCAGCCACCAGGTGCGGGAGATAGCCGCCGAGTTGGTGATCGACGCGGCCGGCCGCGGGACCCGGGCGGCGAAGTGGCTGAGCGTCCTCGGGGCGCCCGCCGTCCCGCGCGAACGGGTCGACGCCGGAGTGGCCTACGCCACCCGCTTCTACCACCGCCCGCCCGGCGCCGACTCCACCGCCCTGTACGTGCAGAGCCGGGCCCCGCAGCAGGGCCGCTTCGGCGTCCTGCTGCCCGTCGAGGGCGACCGCTGGATCGTCGGGACCGGCGGCATGCGCGGCTTCGAACCCTCCCTCCAGCCCGAGGAGTTCGAGAAGCAGCTCGGCCAACTCCGCGATCCCGCCATCGCGGAGGCCATCGTCGACGCCGAACCGGCGGGCCCCGCCCGCGGGTTCGTCCCCGGACCGAGCGTCTGGCGGCACTACGAACGCACCGCCCCGCACGGCTTCCTGGCCCTCGGCGACGCCTCCTGCACCTTCAACCCGGTCTACGGGCAGGGCATGACCGTCACCGCGCTCGCCGCCCGCGCCCTGCGCGAGGCCGTCCGGCAGCACGGCGACCTCGGCCACGCCGCCGTCCGGGAGACCCGGCAGGCCATCGCCGGGCTGACCAAGAACCCCTGGATGATGTCCTCCAGCGAGGACGTCCGCTTCGCCGGCACCACCGGCGGCCCCTCCGGCGCCCTGGTCCGCGTGCAACACCGCTTCCTGGACCGGATCCTGGCCCGCGCCACCACCGACGGCCAGGTCGCCGCCGCGTTCCAGCGGGTCGCCGCGATGGTCGAACCGCCCAGCACCCTGTTCCGGCCCGCCGTCCTGCGGCCGGTCCTGTTCGGAGGCTGA
- a CDS encoding sodium:proton antiporter, which translates to MTSEQILIGAGLTVVLAVASQLLASRLRIPAIIVLLPVGFAAGAITDDIHPDNLIGPAFSPLVSLAVAVILYDAGLGLDLRKLTGHTRQAVVRLVWIGTLVTAPAAAFLAAPLIGVSGEAAAMLGAILVVSGPTVVGPLLNFVRPTERLQRILVWEGSLIDPVGGILGALVFHILVSQQHHALGAGLLGFGASVGVGLLGGLVGAALLWWLLVRLRLGEVLGTNAQLATVVGIAAACDALRDDTGLIAAIVMGVVVATVPAFDLPARHNFFETLVALIVGVLFISISSTVTWSSVRPVLLPALGLTAFLVVVVRPLVAALSTVRTDLGEGERAFLGWMAPRGIVAASTATTFAAGLANAGIGGAEKILPTTFLVIVATVTLYGLTAVPVARLLRVMRPARSRPLLVGGDPWTVELAEVLRSAGLDVLLWAGRNEQRARISAAGLELAEGELLAVATGEGAEQEGVTAVYLLTAEDEFNALAASVLHDEADLPVFRLPAAAPGAGVVADAPASTILPAALTGPELARRHTAGARILRRPAVGELPPGHDLLFTLDRAGRLRPATLAGDPTAPTEITERIVLGPALP; encoded by the coding sequence ATGACCTCTGAGCAGATTCTGATCGGGGCCGGGCTGACCGTGGTGCTCGCGGTGGCGTCCCAGCTCCTGGCCTCGCGACTGCGCATCCCGGCGATCATCGTGCTGCTGCCGGTCGGCTTCGCCGCGGGCGCGATCACGGACGACATCCACCCGGACAACCTGATCGGCCCGGCGTTCTCCCCGCTCGTCTCGCTCGCCGTCGCGGTCATCCTGTACGACGCCGGACTCGGCCTGGACCTGCGCAAGTTGACCGGTCACACCCGGCAGGCGGTGGTGCGGCTGGTGTGGATCGGCACCCTGGTCACCGCGCCCGCGGCGGCGTTCCTCGCCGCCCCGCTGATCGGGGTGTCCGGGGAGGCGGCGGCGATGCTCGGCGCGATCCTGGTGGTGTCCGGACCGACCGTGGTCGGCCCGCTGCTGAACTTCGTCCGCCCGACCGAGCGGCTGCAGCGGATCCTGGTCTGGGAGGGGTCGCTGATCGATCCGGTCGGCGGCATCCTCGGCGCACTGGTCTTCCACATCCTGGTCAGCCAGCAGCACCACGCCCTGGGCGCGGGCCTGCTCGGCTTCGGCGCCAGCGTCGGCGTCGGTCTGCTCGGCGGGTTGGTCGGCGCGGCCCTGCTGTGGTGGCTGCTGGTGCGCCTGCGACTCGGCGAAGTGCTCGGCACCAACGCCCAGTTGGCGACCGTGGTGGGCATCGCGGCGGCCTGCGACGCGCTCCGCGACGACACCGGGCTGATCGCCGCGATCGTGATGGGCGTGGTGGTCGCCACCGTCCCGGCCTTCGACCTGCCCGCCCGCCACAACTTCTTCGAGACGCTGGTCGCGCTGATCGTCGGGGTGCTGTTCATCTCGATCTCCTCCACCGTCACCTGGTCCTCGGTGCGGCCGGTGCTGCTGCCCGCGCTCGGCCTCACCGCGTTCCTGGTCGTGGTGGTGCGGCCGCTGGTGGCGGCGCTGTCCACGGTCCGCACCGACCTCGGCGAGGGCGAGCGGGCGTTCCTCGGCTGGATGGCGCCGCGCGGCATCGTCGCCGCGTCCACCGCCACCACCTTCGCCGCCGGGCTGGCCAACGCCGGCATCGGCGGCGCCGAGAAGATCCTGCCGACCACCTTCCTGGTGATCGTCGCCACCGTCACCCTGTACGGCCTGACGGCCGTTCCGGTGGCCCGGCTGCTGCGGGTGATGCGGCCGGCCAGGTCCCGCCCGCTGCTGGTCGGCGGCGACCCGTGGACGGTGGAACTCGCCGAGGTGCTCCGCTCGGCCGGCCTCGACGTGCTGCTCTGGGCCGGCCGCAACGAGCAGCGGGCCCGGATCTCCGCCGCCGGGCTGGAACTCGCCGAGGGCGAACTGCTGGCCGTCGCGACCGGCGAGGGCGCCGAGCAGGAGGGCGTCACCGCCGTCTACCTGCTCACCGCCGAGGACGAGTTCAACGCGCTGGCGGCGTCCGTGCTGCACGACGAGGCCGACCTGCCGGTCTTCCGGCTGCCGGCCGCCGCGCCCGGCGCCGGCGTGGTGGCCGACGCCCCCGCCTCGACGATCCTCCCGGCCGCTCTCACCGGACCGGAACTCGCCCGCCGCCACACCGCCGGCGCCCGCATCCTGCGCCGGCCCGCCGTCGGCGAACTCCCGCCCGGCCACGACCTGTTGTTCACCCTCGACCGGGCCGGCCGGCTGCGCCCCGCCACCCTCGCCGGCGACCCGACCGCCCCCACCGAGATCACCGAACGCATCGTGCTCGGCCCCGCACTGCCCTGA
- a CDS encoding DUF3291 domain-containing protein, translating to MTGYHLAQVNVGRLVAPLDSPQLAGFVGRLAEINELADRSPGFVWRLVDEGGADATGTHPDPDDHLLQINCSVWESVEALWDYVYRSDHLQVLARRRDWFERPTGAHQALWWVPEGHRPTVAEAMEKVALVEAHGPGPEAFTFRSRAFPPPVPASTPAPAPASTATAGPASPRGGGH from the coding sequence ATGACTGGCTATCACCTCGCACAGGTCAACGTCGGCCGCCTGGTCGCGCCGCTGGACAGCCCGCAGCTCGCCGGTTTCGTCGGCCGGCTCGCGGAGATCAACGAACTGGCCGACCGCAGCCCCGGCTTCGTCTGGCGCCTGGTCGACGAGGGCGGCGCCGACGCCACCGGAACCCATCCCGACCCCGACGACCACCTGCTGCAGATCAACTGCTCGGTCTGGGAGTCGGTCGAGGCGCTCTGGGACTACGTCTACCGCAGTGACCACCTGCAGGTGCTGGCCCGCCGCCGCGACTGGTTCGAGCGGCCCACCGGTGCGCACCAGGCGCTGTGGTGGGTTCCGGAAGGGCACCGCCCGACGGTGGCGGAGGCGATGGAGAAGGTGGCGCTGGTCGAGGCCCACGGTCCCGGCCCGGAGGCGTTCACCTTCCGCAGCCGCGCCTTCCCGCCCCCGGTCCCCGCCTCGACTCCGGCCCCGGCCCCGGCCTCAACCGCGACCGCCGGGCCCGCCTCGCCCCGGGGCGGTGGCCACTAG
- a CDS encoding NADP-dependent oxidoreductase, with the protein MSATNRQIRLARRPVGSVQPEDWALVEEPVGEVPEGSFLGRTRYLSLDPAMRGWLDDRPSYLPPVGIGDVMRAGSVVEVVESAHPGFQVGEFVTGTFGVQEYALSDGRGVHKVDPAIAPLPTYLGALGMPGMTAYFGLLEVGALREGETVVVSGAAGAVGSLVGQIAKLKGCRVVGIAGGPDKCAWLTGELGFDAAIDYRTEDVRRALRAHTPDGIDVYFDNVGGEILDAALTRLAMHARVVVCGAISQYNNERPVQGPSNYLSLLVRRARMEGFVVFDHAARYREAAKEMAGWIADGRLTAREHVVEGGLDAFPDTFQMLFSGANTGKLVLRLP; encoded by the coding sequence ATGTCGGCCACGAACCGTCAGATCCGTCTCGCCCGCCGCCCCGTCGGCTCCGTACAGCCGGAGGACTGGGCACTGGTCGAGGAGCCGGTCGGCGAGGTGCCGGAGGGGTCGTTCCTCGGCCGCACCCGCTACCTGTCGCTGGACCCGGCGATGCGCGGCTGGCTGGACGACCGCCCCTCCTACCTGCCGCCGGTGGGGATCGGCGACGTGATGCGGGCCGGTTCGGTGGTCGAGGTGGTCGAATCGGCCCACCCCGGCTTCCAGGTCGGCGAGTTCGTGACCGGCACGTTCGGCGTGCAGGAGTACGCGCTGTCCGACGGCCGCGGCGTGCACAAGGTCGACCCGGCGATCGCCCCGCTGCCCACCTACCTCGGTGCGCTCGGCATGCCCGGCATGACGGCGTACTTCGGCCTGCTGGAGGTCGGTGCGCTCCGCGAGGGCGAGACCGTCGTGGTCTCCGGCGCGGCCGGCGCGGTCGGCAGCCTGGTCGGCCAGATCGCCAAACTGAAGGGCTGCCGGGTGGTCGGCATCGCCGGCGGACCGGACAAGTGCGCCTGGCTGACCGGTGAGTTGGGCTTCGACGCGGCCATCGACTACCGCACCGAGGACGTCCGCCGCGCGCTGCGGGCCCACACCCCCGACGGCATCGACGTGTACTTCGACAACGTCGGCGGCGAGATCCTGGACGCCGCGCTCACCCGGCTGGCCATGCACGCCCGGGTCGTGGTGTGCGGCGCGATCAGCCAGTACAACAACGAGCGGCCGGTGCAGGGCCCGTCCAACTACCTCTCGCTGCTGGTCCGCCGGGCCCGGATGGAGGGCTTCGTGGTGTTCGACCACGCCGCCCGCTACCGGGAGGCCGCCAAGGAGATGGCCGGCTGGATCGCCGACGGCCGCCTCACCGCCCGCGAGCACGTGGTCGAAGGCGGCCTCGACGCCTTCCCCGACACCTTCCAGATGCTGTTCAGCGGCGCGAACACCGGCAAGCTGGTGCTCCGACTGCCCTGA
- a CDS encoding TetR/AcrR family transcriptional regulator: protein MDDSTEPAPRSRRERPAKPALSHRGIVAAAVRLMEAEGLQRVTMRRLAQELDTGPASLYVYVANTAELHAAILEHHLGTVDLGPAAERDRDWRERLAAVLTSYTEVLYEHPALAHSALLARPAGPHYLALVESLLALLDQGGVPPGQAAWGVDTLLQVATATAAEHSARTGAQAEAEHGAMVRAVREADPARYPRVAATAEDLVSGPPEDRLAWTFRMVVNGVAGTPR from the coding sequence ATGGACGACAGCACCGAGCCCGCCCCGCGCAGCCGACGCGAGCGGCCCGCCAAGCCCGCGCTCTCCCACCGGGGGATCGTGGCCGCGGCGGTCCGCCTGATGGAGGCGGAGGGACTGCAGCGGGTCACCATGCGCCGCCTCGCGCAGGAGCTCGACACCGGCCCGGCCTCGCTGTACGTGTACGTGGCCAATACCGCCGAGCTGCACGCCGCGATCCTGGAGCACCACCTCGGCACCGTCGACCTGGGCCCGGCCGCCGAGCGGGACCGGGACTGGCGGGAGCGGCTCGCCGCCGTCCTGACCTCCTACACCGAGGTGCTGTACGAGCACCCGGCGCTGGCCCACTCCGCGCTGCTGGCCCGGCCTGCCGGCCCGCACTACCTGGCCCTGGTGGAGAGCCTGCTGGCCCTGCTGGACCAGGGTGGCGTGCCGCCCGGCCAGGCCGCCTGGGGCGTGGACACGCTGCTGCAGGTCGCCACCGCCACCGCCGCCGAGCACTCCGCGCGCACCGGCGCGCAGGCGGAGGCCGAGCACGGCGCGATGGTCCGCGCCGTGCGCGAGGCGGACCCGGCCCGGTACCCGCGAGTGGCGGCGACGGCCGAGGACCTGGTGTCCGGTCCGCCGGAGGACCGGCTGGCCTGGACGTTCCGGATGGTGGTCAACGGCGTTGCGGGAACGCCGCGCTGA